The Candidatus Cloacimonadota bacterium genome contains the following window.
CGCAAATTGATGTCGCTGCTGATGCGCGCGGTCACCAAAATATCGTCATTCCGCGCCTTAATCTTTTTCACCCGACCCACTTCCATGCCGCGATAATTTACCTGGTCGCCAACTTCCAGACCCATCACGTTTTCAAAGCTAATCCGCAATTCGTCTTGCGAACCCATTCCCAGCTTTCCACTCAGCCAAAGGTAGGCGCCAAAAAGGATGGCAATTGTAATCACCGTGAAAACACCCACTTTGAACTGGGTGAGACGCATGTTCGGATAAAACTTTTTCACCGTTTCCCCCTCAGGTTTTAAGCTCTTTTTTTTCCGCGGCGGGAAAGAGGATATTGTTCAAAATCAGCCTGTAGCCGGGCGAATTTTTGTGTAAATCCAAAATGGTTTCCGGATCCCCAACCTTGTGTTGATAATCCTCTGGATCGTGACCGCCGTAGAAGGTGAAAGTTCCCTTGCCGATGTTTCCGTGGATGTATTTCACCTCATTTTGTCCGGGCACTTCGCCCAAAATTATCACGCTTTTTTTCACCTTGTCTTTGAAAAAGGATGTGGTTTGACCCAAAAAACCGTTCACGACATTGGTGTGACATTGCGTGAGCATCGTGGGAACCGGATCATATTTTGCCGAAAAATCGAAGAGCTGGAAAAAATCCGCCTCGGCTCCTCGCAAACGTGAATAATCGCTGGCGTCAATATCGGAATATTCATAGACGAAGGGGTTTGTGATCAGCTCGAAATTTTCAAAGGCAAAACAGCGGCTGTAGTCCAGTTTGCTTTTATAGTTGGGGTCGATGCCATCGCCATCGATGAGCGCGTCCACAACATCAATTCCGTAGGCTGCCATGGCGATGTCGAAAGTGTCTGTCGCCGCACACATTGCGAACATAAACCCGCCTTTTTCCACAAACTCGCGAATCTTCATTGCCACTGCCTGCTTGAGCTGCCAAACCTTTGAGTAGCCGTGTCTTGCGGCCATGGTTTCGTTCACGAGCACATCATTTTGATACCAGGGAGTGTGGCGATAGGAACCGTAAAATTTTCCATATTGGCCGGTGAAATCCTCGTGATGCAGATGCAGCCAGTCATAATCCGCCAGTTTTCCAGACAGCACCTCTTCATCCCAAAAGCGGTCGTAATCAATTTCCGCATATTCCAGAGCGAGGGTGACAGCGTCGTCCCAAGGCAAAGCGTTGGGCGGAATATAAACCGCAATTTTGGGTTCTTTTTCCAGAACCACCGCCTCCATATTCGCTTCCTGAATTTCTGCCATGATGGCGGCAACGTTGCCTCCGGAAACATGTTCAAAGCGGATGCCGCGGATATTGCAAAGCACCGCCAAACCATCGGAATCGGGCATCAGAAAGCTTCCGCCGCGATAATTTAGCAGCCATTTCACCACATACTGCTCCTTAAGCGCTTCAAACGCAACGCCATAAGCTTTCAGATGATCGCTTTGCGTGTGATCCATCGGGATGAGGATCTCGGCTTGTAACAGCCCGCAAATCGTAATCATCAGCAGAAGCAAGTATTTTTTCATGTGGTTCCTCACGCAGGGTACAGCCCGCTTCCTAAGTGGGTTTGAACTCTGTTTTTACCTTAGTGGACAAAAGCCGCCCGCGGGCTTAAATCTGTCAAGCTAAATTCTGGCAGGGCTGATATTTTGGTGCCAGACGCTTTCTTTGAAAATAGTATAAACCCTCTTCCTTCTGGATTCCAGCGGGAGGGTTACTTGTGGGATACGTGTGAGTCCCCCGATTCTTTATCGGACAACCATGCGGGAGCACTCAAATGAAAAATCAGGGCAAACCAAGCAGGGAACTACGGGCCTGCTCCACAAAGTCGGGGTCATCGTTTTGGAGAATGATTCTTTCCAGCCATTTTCTGGCTTCGCGGTGCAGCCCCAAGGCTCGGTGGATTTCTCCGATGTGCCAGATTATCTCCGCAGGAAGTTCTGGTTCAAGCATGGGTAAAGCCATCAATTCCAATGCCTTGGAAGCCTCGCCGACAAGAAAATGATACCAGGCAAGGCTGTCCAGATAGAAGATGTTTTCAGGTTCGAAAACCAAGGCGTGGCGGATAAGCCGGGCTGCCTCTTCGAGGTCTTCATTATTGGTGAGCATGCGGTAACCCAAATCGTTGCAAAATCCGGGATTGTCGGGATAGACATCCAGCGCCTCACGCAAAGTGGCATCATAGATTTCCTTGCGCGAGTGAAACTGGTACCAGGCAAGCAGATAAGCGTAATCTTCCTCGCTGGGAACGCGGTTTTCACGCAGCCACAAAATCAGATTGAACCGGGCTTCAGAGAAGTCGGTTTTTCCTTCATCGATGATGGCTGCGGCCAGGGTTTGCAGATAGCGGGAAGCGGGTGTATCTTTCATACGCTGACGCACTTGGCTGATAAAATCGGGCCAGGCTTGCGGGTCTTCCAACACCAGGCTGTCTGAAATGTTGGTATCGACACCGTAGGCATAATAGGTCACAAGTGAATTGTAAGAACCTGTCTCGTATAGTTTTGCAATCATCTCGTCCAGTGGCTGCTTTTCTTGATTCAAGATGGAACCCGCCAAGAGCATGGACCATATCGGCTGCAGTTCATCCTCTGTGGCAATCAGCGTTGGGGCCAATTTGCCAATGCGTTTCAGAATATCGGGTCTTCTTCCAACCAAAGCCGCAAAGGTAAGTGAATAGAGCAGTTCCGGAGCCTCGGTCGCCAAAATATCATCTGCCAAATCCAGCAGGATGGGATTGCGTTCCATCACAAATTCCGAATCCGTCAAAAAGAGCATCAGCTCCCGGTCTTCGGGATAGCTGAGGGCGGAAAAATACTGGCGGGCAAGCTTCAAATCGGCATTGCGGACGGCGAAATCAGCCAAGCGGAAATGGCTCTCATCGTTTGGGTTGAGCTCATGAGCGCGCAACAACAAAGCCTTTTCCTTGGAAGAATCGTAAAAACTCCAGATATTGGCAAGCAGCAAAATCTGTTCAACGTCATTCTTTGCCTTTTTGTCTGCGGATTTTAACAGCGAAAGATCCGTTTCTCCGGTGTTGCGCAGGATGTGAAAAAAGAGGCTGAGGTCCGCGCGGGCGCTGGGAAAACGGGAGCGCAGCTCTGAGATGCTTTGTCTGGCATTTTCTGTGTCCCAGACGTATTCCTGAAATTGCAGAATTCGGTATAAAAGCTTTTCATCGGGCTCGTATTGTGTTGTGTATTCAACAATTAGCTTCTCCAAGTCTTCAGCGGAAATCCCGTCGTCCTGGAAAAGATCAAAGCTGTTCACCAAAATCTGACGCTGGATGCCTTGGCTCTGGATATCTTCCTGCGCGCTAAGGCGATAGAACATATCCGCATCCGCATTTTTCCCGAAGTTTTGAAAATATGAACCGACCACGTAGAAATAGACCGAGCGAGCTGTGGGATTTCCCGCATTGACTTCGGGGATGGTGTTGCTTGTGGCGCAGGCGCTTAGCAGCAGGCCGACCAAACACAGAGGGAGCGTTTTCCGAGCAAACTTTTTCACTTCAACTCAATGGATTGGGATAGCATGCCAAGCTCAAGCAAAGCAGGAAGTTTTTTGCCATCAGGGAAATAGGCAATGTTGTCAATCAGATAGGCTGTTTTTGTGGGCGCGTGCCAAAAAGCCCAGCTTTGAAAAGCTCCGCCGAAGCCACCCTGGGATGGGTTTACCCAGTGTCCACGCATGAGAAACCCGTTTTGGCCTGCGATTTGGACTTTTTCGGTTTTGTAGCTGTCCTCAAAAATCTGATCGCCACCGATGAATTTTTCGCCCAATTCCTGCCGGGTTTTATAGATCCAGGCTTCGTTTACCCGGTTTCTGGACATCGGTTCGTAATAGACGGAGATATATTTATCCGCTTTGTGGCGGGTGGGCTTGGTGGGTTGAAAAAGGAAGGAGACAAAACGACCGCTTTTTTCATCTTTCCAAAGACGGTACAACACGGGCACCTTGATGGTGAAAGGCCTGTCTTCAAAGAACTTGCTTTCGATGACGGGATTTTTGTAGGCGGCATTGGCGAGGCGTTTTTGATAGCGCTCAAGCAGGAAGTCGAAAATCTGGTTCTTCCTTTCTCCCGTCAGGGTTTGCAAACCCTCAATATCTTTTGCCAGAAGATAGAGTACAAGCTGGTCTTTCACATAGAGATTGTTGACCATAAACAGTTCCGCGCCACTTTCGCCCACGGTTTCAATGAGCTGTGGATCCAGGGTTTTGTTTATATGCTTGGAAATGCTGTCCGTGCCATCCAAAATTCCACAATAAATCAGGTTTTTATATGGTTTGAATTCATCCAAATCCGAAGCGGAAGCGAAAATGGGTTGGAAATACCGCTCTTTAATATCCATAATCAGGGTCTCAGTGCGTCCAACGCTCTCTTCCAAAGTGTCGCGCACGGCCTCCAACACGGCGCCTTCCGCGAAAATATAGACATCGTCATCTTCACCATAGGCAATGGGTTTTCCCGAGTCCATCAGGCTTTCATAGCGCTCATAATATTCCTGCCCGGATTTGGTTTCCTTGCAGCCTGCCAACAAAATCAGAACGAGCCCCAAAAGAATAAGCATCCTTTTCATCATAATTTCCTTTTTTCCCGCTGTTTTACCGTGTTTAGATAATTTAATCCGCTAAAGGCAGTTAGCAAAGCCACAGCGCCGAACCATAGGTGTGCCGCGATGCGAATTGGAGAACTGGCCGCAAGATTTTCAAACCAAGCCCAAAGCACCAGAGAGGCAATGATGCCAAGCATTTGCATAACTGTTTTCAATTTGCCCAGCTTGTCCGCGGACATTACAATTCCTTTTTTAACATAAACCTCTCGCAAAACGGTGACCAAAACCTCACGCAGAGCAATCAGGAAAAAGATGGATGGATGCAGCTTGAAAGGCTCCAACAAAGTGAGCGCCAACAGCGCCGCCAGCACTAAAAGCTTGTCCGCCAAAGGATCCATGACCTTGCCAAAATCGCTGATTACCTGCCATTTACGGGCAAGATGACCATCCAGAAAATCCGTGAACGAAGCCACGGAAAAAACCAACAAAGCCCAGGCAATGCTGTTGGATGCGTCACAAAAAAAGACCAGCCACACAAAAACGGGAACCAGAAGTACCCTCAGCATGGTCAGAATATTTGGTATATTACGCATCAGTTTTCAGTGGGGCGGGTTACTGTGATGCCGTGAGCGCCAGGCCTGGGATCCGGCTCACGCATATTGTTAATCAAAATTGCCGCCACCACAGCGGTTAAAACGGAGGCGAACTGGACCAGGAAAAAACTGAAATGTATTTGGGGAACGAGGACATCCAGCACGCCAAGCAAATGATAAGCACCGAAGTTCAGCAAAATTGGCAGAACCAACAGCAGGGCGTTTTGCCATTTGGAGCTCTCGCTATCGCGGATGTTTTCCAGAACTGTGGATTTCATCCCGCCTGAGGCCGCGGATTCAGCCAGATAGATGTAAAGCCTTGCATATAAAATCATTAGAAACACCAGGACGGCAATAAAAAGGGTGGAGTTGCTCCAGCGCGAACTTAGAAAATCCAACTCTTTGCGCTCCAAACCCCAGGCAAGTTCCTGAGCCTCGATATTGCTGGCGTCCAAACCATTGGCTTTGAGATATTCCAAAGCGTTTTCCCTGCCTTTGAAAGAAGCATCAATGGGTTTGAAATAGATGGAAAGAATCTGGAGCCTGAATTCATCCAGACCCCCGGTTTTATAGTCGGTATCCGGAAAATCCTGAATCAGAGCCTGATGACCCGTCTCATGGGTCAGAGAATCAATTTCTGGAATCTGCTGCGTGAGCCCATGGTAGAGGCTGTCCACTTGAGCAGAATCGTATATGTAGGCGTAAACAGGCATTTTGGGAAGCTGGTCCAGCCGAAATTGCCTGGAGGTCAGATACTGGTGATGCACATAGGTCCAACCCAACAGGGTTAGAGTGGCAAGCAGCAAGACCAATAGGTATCTGAAGTTCATCTTATTGTCCTTTATGCCGGATATGGCAAATTATATGTTTTGACAGGTCAGGTGGCGCCAGGTGCGAAATTATGTCAAGCATTGTCTTTTGAGCGAGGCTATCCAATTGAGATACACGGGTTTGCGGATAAAGCAAAAGTGCGTCTCCCCCGGGCGCGAGATTTCGTTTCACGCAGGCCAGGACGTCTTCCATGCCGCCCAAAAGCTCAAAACGGCTGAAGTTGCGTGTCGGGCTGGGGCTGGTTTTCCCACTTCCGGGAACAAGCCAGGGTGGGTTTGAAACGATGAGATCAAAGGGATTTTGCCCCGTAAAAGAGCGCATATCCCCAGAGT
Protein-coding sequences here:
- a CDS encoding DUF4837 family protein, whose protein sequence is MKRMLILLGLVLILLAGCKETKSGQEYYERYESLMDSGKPIAYGEDDDVYIFAEGAVLEAVRDTLEESVGRTETLIMDIKERYFQPIFASASDLDEFKPYKNLIYCGILDGTDSISKHINKTLDPQLIETVGESGAELFMVNNLYVKDQLVLYLLAKDIEGLQTLTGERKNQIFDFLLERYQKRLANAAYKNPVIESKFFEDRPFTIKVPVLYRLWKDEKSGRFVSFLFQPTKPTRHKADKYISVYYEPMSRNRVNEAWIYKTRQELGEKFIGGDQIFEDSYKTEKVQIAGQNGFLMRGHWVNPSQGGFGGAFQSWAFWHAPTKTAYLIDNIAYFPDGKKLPALLELGMLSQSIELK
- a CDS encoding asparagine synthetase B; translated protein: MKKYLLLLMITICGLLQAEILIPMDHTQSDHLKAYGVAFEALKEQYVVKWLLNYRGGSFLMPDSDGLAVLCNIRGIRFEHVSGGNVAAIMAEIQEANMEAVVLEKEPKIAVYIPPNALPWDDAVTLALEYAEIDYDRFWDEEVLSGKLADYDWLHLHHEDFTGQYGKFYGSYRHTPWYQNDVLVNETMAARHGYSKVWQLKQAVAMKIREFVEKGGFMFAMCAATDTFDIAMAAYGIDVVDALIDGDGIDPNYKSKLDYSRCFAFENFELITNPFVYEYSDIDASDYSRLRGAEADFFQLFDFSAKYDPVPTMLTQCHTNVVNGFLGQTTSFFKDKVKKSVIILGEVPGQNEVKYIHGNIGKGTFTFYGGHDPEDYQHKVGDPETILDLHKNSPGYRLILNNILFPAAEKKELKT
- a CDS encoding methyltransferase domain-containing protein, with the translated sequence MLQQTALELFNTAELRVLDLGSGCGIVAIMLALQRPHWTIEGLEIQPDQVSLARENAQICGLNITFHSGDMRSFTGQNPFDLIVSNPPWLVPGSGKTSPSPTRNFSRFELLGGMEDVLACVKRNLAPGGDALLLYPQTRVSQLDSLAQKTMLDIISHLAPPDLSKHIICHIRHKGQ
- the pgsA gene encoding CDP-diacylglycerol--glycerol-3-phosphate 3-phosphatidyltransferase; translated protein: MRNIPNILTMLRVLLVPVFVWLVFFCDASNSIAWALLVFSVASFTDFLDGHLARKWQVISDFGKVMDPLADKLLVLAALLALTLLEPFKLHPSIFFLIALREVLVTVLREVYVKKGIVMSADKLGKLKTVMQMLGIIASLVLWAWFENLAASSPIRIAAHLWFGAVALLTAFSGLNYLNTVKQREKRKL
- a CDS encoding MCE family protein yields the protein MKKFYPNMRLTQFKVGVFTVITIAILFGAYLWLSGKLGMGSQDELRISFENVMGLEVGDQVNYRGMEVGRVKKIKARNDDILVTARISSDINLR